From a single Pseudopipra pipra isolate bDixPip1 chromosome 15, bDixPip1.hap1, whole genome shotgun sequence genomic region:
- the LOC135422425 gene encoding toll-like receptor 2, translating into MSVAVLLLLGLGLLGAEGRRNRCYFNRTQERCVCYNLTEETAGSLIQCLAATVVEFRGGELEKYIAFPIRDLDDSAIETLGSLIIQKVIIADVLVPEILLARVLRFFSYTHVEELAFDSCVFQGTGDWHGMDGQSLPILSLSFNNVTSAPLMGNEQAFSSLSTWLETLQELAVTSSSVTSLPCAIGKVFRALHTLDLAQNSLGDGSLTPAFCQGAFPQLQVLSLQHNNLTSYHSVCEGVQLLQGLQNLNLSQNKLMADPSSSCQWPASLRVFNLSHTGLEVVLTPLPPNLEVLDMSHNHLRAVDISLSSLKKLFLSQNLLQAVPSLRNYPVLDTLHLDNNSIAELPWDEVTLLGRLQDVTAANNPFNCSCSGAGGLQALAAMGHLGQGWPQDYTCQSPPGYQGWRVVAVPVSVLRCHRAAVVAPLCVALALLGLAGALCLLRAKPCHRVRCWSLPSSASTQELQGKAHRPPK; encoded by the coding sequence ATGAGTGTGGCTGTTCTGctcctcctggggctggggctgttgggggcagaaGGCAGAAGAAACAGGTGTTACTTCAACCGCACCCAGGAGCGCTGTGTGTGCTACAACCTGACCGAGGAGACCGCGGGCAGCCTCATCCAGTGCCTCGCTGCAACTGTGGTGGAGTTTCGGGGGGGAGAGCTGGAGAAATACATAGCCTTCCCCATCAGGGACCTGGACGACTCTGCCATTGAGACTCTGGGCTCCCTCATCATCCAGAAAGTAATTATTGCTGATGTGCTGGTGCCTGAGATCCTCCTGGCCCGTGTGCTGAGGTTTTTCTCCTACACCCACGTGGAGGAGCTGGCGTTTGAcagctgtgttttccagggcACGGGTGACTGGCATGGAATGGATGGCCAGAGCTTGCCCATATTGTCCCTGAGCTTCAACAACGTGACATCTGCCCCGCTGATGGGCAATGAACAGGCCTTCTCCAGCCTGAGCACGTGGCTGGAGACACTGCAGGAGCTGGCTGTCACCAGCTCCAGTGTCACCAGCCTGCCCTGTGCCATTGGAAAGGTGTTCAGAGCTCTGCACACCCTGGACCTGGCACAAAACAGCCTCGGGGATGGGAGCCTGAcacctgccttctgccagggaGCTTTCCCTCAGCTCCAGGTGCTGAGTCTGCAGCACAACAACCTGACGTCCTACCACagtgtgtgtgagggtgtgcagctgctgcaggggctcCAGAACCTCAATCTCAGCCAGAACAAGCTCATGGCAGacccatcctcctcctgccagtGGCCAGCATCCCTCCGGGTCTTTAACCTGTCCCACACTGGCTTGGAGGTAGTGCTGACACCTCTGCCTCCCAACCTGGAGGTGCTGGACATGAGCCACAACCACCTCCGTGCCGTGGACATCTCCCTCAGCTCCCTGAAGAAGCTCTTCCTGAGCCAAAACCTGCTGCAGGCCGTCCCCTCCCTCAGGAATTACCCCGTGCTGGACACCCTCCACCTGGACAACAACTCCATCGCGGAGCTGCCGTGGGACGAGGTGACGCTCCTGGGGCGCCTGCAGGACGTGACTGCGGCCAACAACCCCTTCAACTGCTCgtgctctggggctggggggctgcaggcacTGGCAGCTATGGGGCacctggggcagggctggccaCAGGACTACACGTGCCAGTCCCCGCCAGGCTACCAGGGCTGGCGGGTGGTGGCCGTGCCGGTGTCGGTGCTGCGGTGTCACCGCGCCGCCGTGGTCGCCCCGCTCTGCgtggccctggccctgctgggcctGGCAGGGGccctctgcctgctcagggCCAAGCCCTGCCACAGGGTGAGATGTTGGAGCCTTCCCAGCAGTGCTTCCACACAGGAGCTCCAAGGGAAGGCTCACAGGCCCCCCAAGTGA
- the TMCO6 gene encoding transmembrane and coiled-coil domain-containing protein 6 produces the protein MWGRRRGRRGAGRGAEELRALRREREAALRKARREEQLVSKRLLREDRAAEEGGQDGADAVPDPLSEDEVLELLRAVQRGSEDRKGSLGRLRRALQNEDTQQKFVRLDGSIRTLTGLFTSSLADMQLEAARCLHELSHSSDPTVAEACLPVTSYLLTYLSGHSVEFTELCLYTLGNLVVESEAVRKQLLPQGIIPVLASCIQSPHEAVLEGVGYVLSQLLQAKESPMEIIPQVLDSALPQHMLRLVCFSLKAGLGAAVEFAWCLHYIICRHKSNTVLLGLGAVPTLTSLLLHLASEIPQDAPEGLELLVCPVLRCLSNLLAETGCQVRDERLLIALFLLLQCFLQQHPFLVQECLWLLNNLTADSPFLCSALLSLDLLPALLQLLQCSQMASVLVLTVLCNIAEKGPFQCQRLLQQPILPLLLPILALPDPEALGQCLELLHLLFLHCPQAAADFTRQGGHQALEQHQNTPELQERAQALLDMVRQPLGAPSPCHTTLPAFS, from the exons ATGtggggccggcggcggggccggcgcggggccgggcgcggtGCGGAGGAGCTGCGGGCCCTGCGGCGGGAGCGAGAGGCAG CTCTCAGGAAAGCCCGGCGGGAGGAGCAGTTGGTCAGCAAGCGGCTTCTGCGGGAGGACAGGGCGGCAGAGGAGGGGGGACAGGATGGAGCAGACGCCGTGCCAGACCCACTCTCCGAGGATGAG GTCCTcgagctgctcagggctgtgcagaggggctCGGAGGACAGGAAGGGATCTCTCGGCCGCCTCCGCCGGGCTCTGCAGAACGAGGACACTCAGCAGAAGTTTGTCAG GCTGGACGGCAGCATCCGGACGCTGACGGGGCTGTTCACCAGCAGCCTGGCTGACATGCAGCTGGAGGCAGCCCGTTGTCTGCACGAGCTGTCCCACTCCAGTGACCCCACCGTGGCTGAGGCCTGTCTGCCCGTGACCTCCTACCTCCTCACGTACCTGTCGGGGCACAGCGTGGAGTTCACG GAGCTGTGTTTGTACACACTGGGGAACCTCGTAGTAGAAAGTGAAGCTGTGAGGAAGCAACTTCTGCCTCAGGGCATCATTCCAGTGCTGGCATCCTGCATCCAG TCCCCACACGAGGCCGTGCTGGAAGGTGTGGGTTATGTCCTCTCACAGCTCCTCCAAGCCAAGGAATCACCCATGGAGATCATCCC GCAGGTCCTGGACTCTGCCCTCCCCCAGCACATGCTTCGCCTCGTGTGCTTCAGCCtcaaggctgggctgggagcagccgTGGAGTTTGCCTGGTGTCTCCACTACATCATTTGTAG GCACAAATCCAACACcgtgctgctggggctgggggctgtgcccaccctCACCTCGCTCCTGCTCCACCTGGCTTCCGAAATCCCCCAGGATGCTCCCGAGGGCCTGGAGCTG CTCGTGTGCCCCGTGCTGCGGTGTCTCAGCAACCTGCTGGCAGAGACGGGCTGCCAGGTGCGGGATGAGCGCCTGCTCATCGCcctgttcctcctcctgcaatgcttcctccagcagcacccatTCCTGGTCCAGGAGTGCCTGTGGCTGCTGAACAACCTCACGG CGGACAGTCCCTTCCTCTGCTCCGCTCTGCTctccctggacctgctcccggccctgctgcagctcctgcagtgcTCCCAGATGGCCAGTGTGTTG GTGCTGACCGTGCTGTGCAATATCGCGGAGAAGGGACCGTTCCAGTGCCAGCGGCTGCTCCAACAGCccatcctgcccctgctcctgcccatcctcGCCCTGCCCGACCCCGAGGCCCTGGGGcagtgcctggagctgctgcacctCCTCttcctgcactgcccacag gctgctgctgatTTCACCAGGCAAGGCGGGCACCAggccctggagcagcaccagaacaccccagagctgcaggagcgggcacaggctctgctggaCATGGTCAGGCAGCCCCTGGGAGCCCCCAGTCCCTGCCACACCACACTGCCTGCCTTCTCCTAG
- the NDUFA2 gene encoding NADH dehydrogenase [ubiquinone] 1 alpha subcomplex subunit 2, with protein sequence MAAAAVRGIGGGLGLRMRELRIHLCQRSAGSQGVREFIEKHYVTLKKANPDFPILIRECSGVQPKLWARYEFGKEKSIPLNNLTVDEVAKALESAVKSQA encoded by the exons ATGGCGGCAGCCGCGGTGAGGGGCATCGGGGGCGGGCTGGGCCTCAGGATGCGGGAGCTCCGCATCCACCTGTGCCAGCGCTCCGCCGGCAGCCAGGGCGTCAG GGAGTTCATCGAGAAGCACTATGTGACCCTGAAGAAGGCGAACCCCGACTTCCCCATCCTGATCCGAGAGTGCTCTGGTGTCCAGCCCAAGCTCTGGGCGCGGTACG AgtttgggaaggagaagagcATCCCACTGAACAACCTGACGGTGGATGAAGTGGCCAAGGCCCTGGAGAGTGCTGTGAAAAGCCAAGCATGA
- the IK gene encoding protein Red encodes MPDRDNEPFSNPLAPDGHDVDDSHSFHQSKLTNEDFRKLLMTPRAAPTSAPPSKSRHHEMPREYNEDEDPAARRRKKKSYYAKLRQQEIERERELAEKYRDRAKERRDGVNKDYEETELISTTANYRAVGPTAEADKSAAEKRRQLIQESKFLGGDMEHTHLVKGLDFALLQKVRAEIASKEKEEEEMMEKPQKETKKDEDPENKIEFKTRLGRNIYRILFKSKTYERNELFLPGRMAYVVDLDDEYADTDIPTTLIRSKADCPTMEAQTTLTTNDIVISKLTQILSYLRQGTRNKKLKKKDKGKLDEKKPPEADMNIFEDIGDYVPSTAKMPRDKERERYRERERDRDRERDRDRERDRDRERDRERDREREEEKKRHSYFEKPKADDEPTDIDKGPGSAKELIKSINEKFAGAAGWEGAEALKKPEDKKQLGDFFGMSNSYAECYPATMDDMAVDSDEEVDYSKMDQGNKKGPLGRWDFDTQEEYSEYMNNKEALPKAAFQYGIKMSEGRKTRRFKETNDKAELDRQWKKISAIIEKRKKLEADGVEVKRPKY; translated from the exons ATGCCGGACCGCGACA ATGAGCCGTTTTCCAACCCCCTGGCCCCTGATGGCCACGATGTGGATGACTCGCACTCCTTCCACCA ATCCAAGCTGACCAATGAAGACTTCAGGAAGCTCCTCATGACCCCGCGGGCTGCGCCGACATCTGCGCCACCGTCCAAATCTCGCCACCATGA GATGCCCCGGGAGTACAACGAGGATGAAGATCCAGCTGCTcgcaggaggaagaagaaaag CTACTATGCAAAGCTGCGGCAGCAGGAGATCGAGCGCGAGAGGGAACTGGCCGAGAAGTACCGGGACCGagccaaggagaggagggaTGGAGTGAACAAGGACTACGAGGAGACGGAGCTGATCAGCACCACGGCCAACTACAGAGCTGTGGGGCCCACGGCCGAGGC GGATAAATCTGCTGCGGAGAAGAGGAGGCAGTTGATCCAGGAGTCCAAGTTCTTGGGTGGTGACATGGAGCACACTCActtggtgaagggtctggactTCGCGCTGTTGCAGAAG GTACGGGCTGAGATCGCcagcaaggagaaggaggaggaagaaatgaTGGAGAAGCCCCAGAAAGAGACTAA GAAAGATGAAGATCCCGAGAACAAAATTGAATTTAAGACCCGGCTGG GCCGCAACATCTACCGCATTCTGTTCAAGAGCAAGACCTACGAGCGGAACGAGCTGTTCCTGCCGGGAAGGATGGCCTACGTGGTGGATCTGGACGATGAGTACGCAGACACCGACATCCCGACCACGCTGATCCGCAGCAAGGCTGACTGCCCCACCATGGAG GCTCAGACCACCCTGACCACCAACGACATTGTCATCAGCAAGCTCACGCAGATCCTCTCCTACCTCAGGCAAGGCACTCGCAACAAGAAGCTCAAGAAGAAGGACAAAG GGAAGCTGGATGAGAAGAAGCCTCCTGAAGCTGATATGAA CATCTTTGAAGACATTGGGGATTATGTGCCCTCCACTGCCAAGATGCCACGGGACAAGGAACGGGAGAGGTACCGGGAGAGAGAGCGTGACAGGGACCGGGAGCGCGACCGGGACCGAGagcgggaccgggaccgggagAGAGACAGGGAGCGGGACcgagagagggaggaggagaagaagaggcaCAGCTACTTTGAGAAGCCCAAGGCTGATGATGAG CCCACAGACATTGACAAAG GACCTGGCTCAGCCAAGGAGCTCATCAAGTCCATCAATGAGAAgtttgctggagctgctggctgggaaggagcagagg CCTTGAAGAAGCCAGAGGACAAGAAGCAGCTGGGAGACTTCTTTGGCATGTCCAACAGCTATGCCGAGTGCTACCCTGCCAC aATGGATGATATGGCCGTGGACAGTGATGAAGAAGTGGACTACAGCAAAATGGATCAG GGTAACAAGAAGGGGCCTCTGGGCCGCTGGGACTTCGACACACAGGAGGAGTACAGCGAGTACATGAACAACAAGGAGGCTCTGCCCAA ggcaGCGTTCCAGTACGGGATCAAGATGTCTGAGGGGCGCAAAACCCGCCGCTTCAAGGAGACAAATGACAAGGCAGAGCTGGACCGGCAGTGGAAGAAGATCAGCGCG ATCATCgagaagaggaagaagttgGAGGCTGATGG GGTTGAAGTGAAACGTCCCAAGTACTGA
- the WDR55 gene encoding WD repeat-containing protein 55 isoform X2 produces the protein MAAAMEEDSSEEPAAREPRLRETPEDICFEATANAIALHPERPLLAAGDVDGDVYLYSYSCTEGENRQLWSSGHHLKSCRDVAFSQDGQKLFTVSKDKSIHILTVEEGRLETRFPKAHGSALNCVLPIDHHVFATGDDGGAVKVWDLRRGDAILEARQQEEYISAMAVDGNGKILLTASGDGTLGVYNVKRRRFDLLSEPQNGDLTSVVLLKRGRKVACGSSEGTIYLFNWDGFGAASDRFALRAESIDCMVPITDSIVCVGSLDGVIRAVNVLPNRVVGSVGQHLGEPIEQLAVGPGGTLLASSAHDQKVKFWDVSALRSLVVDDYRRKKKRGGPLRALSSKAVGSGEDFFADLRDEPEEAAAGGGDNDSDSDSD, from the exons ATGGCGGCCGCCATGGAGGAG GACTCCTCGGAGGAGCCGGCGGCGCGGGAGCCGCGGCTGCGGGAAACCCCCGAGGACATTTGCTTCGAGGCCACGGCCAACGCCATCGCCCTGCACCCAGAGCGGCCGCTGCTCGCCGCTGGGGACGTGGATGGCGATGTGTACCT GTACTCGTACTCCTGCACCGAGGGGGAGAACCGGCAGCTCTGGTCCTCGGGGCATCACCTCAAGTCGTGCCGGGACGTGGCGTTCTCCCAGGACGGGCAGA AGCTTTTCACCGTGTCCAAGGACAAGTCCATCCACATCCTGACGGTGGAGGAGGGGCGGCTGGAAACGCGCTTCCCCAAAGCCCACGG CTCGGCCCTCAACTGTGTGCTGCCCATCGACCACCACGTCTTTGCCACGGGCGATGACGGCGGGGCGGTGAAGGTGTGGGACCTGCGCAGGGGCGATGCCATCCTGGAGGCCCGGCAGCAGGAGGAATACATCAGTGCCATGGCCGTGGATGGCAACGGGAAGATCCTGCTCACCGCCAG CGGGGATGGCACCCTGGGCGTGTACAACGTGAAGAGGCGGCGCTTTGACCTCCTCTCGGAGCCGCAGAACGGGGACCTGACGTCCGTGGTGCTGCTGAAG AGGGGGAGGAAAGTGGCGTGTGGCTCCAGTGAGGGCACCATTTACCTCTTCAACTGGGACGGGTTTGGGGCCGCCAGCGACCGCTTCGCGCTGAGGGCAGAGTCCATCGACTGCATGGTGCCCATCACGGACAGCATCGTGTGTGTGGGGTCCCTGGACGGAGTCATCAG GGCCGTGAACGTGCTGCCGAACCGCGTGGTGGGGAGCGTGGGGCAGCACCTGGGCGAGCCCATCGAGCAGCTGGCCGTGGGGCCGGGCGGGACCCTCCTGGCCAGCAGCGCCCACGACCAGAAGGTGAAGTTCTGGGACGTGTCCGCGCTGCGCTCGCTCGTGGTCGACGACTATCGCCGCAAGAAGAAGCGGGGCGGGCCGCTGCGGGCCCTCAGCAGCAAGGCGGTGGGCAGCGGGGAGGATTTCTTCGCCGACCTGCGCGACGAGCccgaggaggcggcggcggggggaggCGACAACGACAGTGACAGCGACAGTGACTGA
- the WDR55 gene encoding WD repeat-containing protein 55 isoform X1, with product MPPSPTAPVPRPRCPQDSSEEPAAREPRLRETPEDICFEATANAIALHPERPLLAAGDVDGDVYLYSYSCTEGENRQLWSSGHHLKSCRDVAFSQDGQKLFTVSKDKSIHILTVEEGRLETRFPKAHGSALNCVLPIDHHVFATGDDGGAVKVWDLRRGDAILEARQQEEYISAMAVDGNGKILLTASGDGTLGVYNVKRRRFDLLSEPQNGDLTSVVLLKRGRKVACGSSEGTIYLFNWDGFGAASDRFALRAESIDCMVPITDSIVCVGSLDGVIRAVNVLPNRVVGSVGQHLGEPIEQLAVGPGGTLLASSAHDQKVKFWDVSALRSLVVDDYRRKKKRGGPLRALSSKAVGSGEDFFADLRDEPEEAAAGGGDNDSDSDSD from the exons ATGCCCCCGAGCCCCACGGCCCCGGTCCCACGGCCCCGCTGTCCCCAGGACTCCTCGGAGGAGCCGGCGGCGCGGGAGCCGCGGCTGCGGGAAACCCCCGAGGACATTTGCTTCGAGGCCACGGCCAACGCCATCGCCCTGCACCCAGAGCGGCCGCTGCTCGCCGCTGGGGACGTGGATGGCGATGTGTACCT GTACTCGTACTCCTGCACCGAGGGGGAGAACCGGCAGCTCTGGTCCTCGGGGCATCACCTCAAGTCGTGCCGGGACGTGGCGTTCTCCCAGGACGGGCAGA AGCTTTTCACCGTGTCCAAGGACAAGTCCATCCACATCCTGACGGTGGAGGAGGGGCGGCTGGAAACGCGCTTCCCCAAAGCCCACGG CTCGGCCCTCAACTGTGTGCTGCCCATCGACCACCACGTCTTTGCCACGGGCGATGACGGCGGGGCGGTGAAGGTGTGGGACCTGCGCAGGGGCGATGCCATCCTGGAGGCCCGGCAGCAGGAGGAATACATCAGTGCCATGGCCGTGGATGGCAACGGGAAGATCCTGCTCACCGCCAG CGGGGATGGCACCCTGGGCGTGTACAACGTGAAGAGGCGGCGCTTTGACCTCCTCTCGGAGCCGCAGAACGGGGACCTGACGTCCGTGGTGCTGCTGAAG AGGGGGAGGAAAGTGGCGTGTGGCTCCAGTGAGGGCACCATTTACCTCTTCAACTGGGACGGGTTTGGGGCCGCCAGCGACCGCTTCGCGCTGAGGGCAGAGTCCATCGACTGCATGGTGCCCATCACGGACAGCATCGTGTGTGTGGGGTCCCTGGACGGAGTCATCAG GGCCGTGAACGTGCTGCCGAACCGCGTGGTGGGGAGCGTGGGGCAGCACCTGGGCGAGCCCATCGAGCAGCTGGCCGTGGGGCCGGGCGGGACCCTCCTGGCCAGCAGCGCCCACGACCAGAAGGTGAAGTTCTGGGACGTGTCCGCGCTGCGCTCGCTCGTGGTCGACGACTATCGCCGCAAGAAGAAGCGGGGCGGGCCGCTGCGGGCCCTCAGCAGCAAGGCGGTGGGCAGCGGGGAGGATTTCTTCGCCGACCTGCGCGACGAGCccgaggaggcggcggcggggggaggCGACAACGACAGTGACAGCGACAGTGACTGA
- the DND1 gene encoding dead end protein homolog 1 isoform X1, with the protein MLPAGRLETFRSDNHLPPQKWTNSINQDRKTSLLAWKKETGIELVQINGQRRYGGPPPGWVGDPPPAGTEVYIGKLPQDLYEDVLIPLFQSVGKLYEFRLMMTFSGLNRGFAYAKYSSPRGARDAIAALNHYPVRQGCTIVVCWSTQKRELSVDGLAASVSQQELEATLQRATQGILSVTLHASPCQRQAKLAVLKYSSHQAAALAKKALMEGNLRLRGSGMRVEWLHPDLKQKLQLWEERAPASQVQENKSLVAAKPLALPPAVQNMLDHLNTLRRRQCLGMPLFLTKCIRVNPNGWLQFWYQVQIPGYPMPFSGFTWVRQDGQGQSRHEEAKAAVALHMLRVLGEPLQSPSWHRELLCQSHN; encoded by the exons ATGCTCCCAGCTGGGAGGCTGGAAACATTTCGCTCTGACAATCATCTCCCTCCTCAGAAGTGGACCAACAGCATCAACCAGGACAGAAAGACGTCCCTGCTCGCCTGGAAGAAGGAGACCGGCATCGAGCTGGTGCAGATCAACGGGCAGCGGCGCTACGGAGGGCCACCCCCAG GCTGGGTGGGTGACCCGCCGCCCGCCGGCACCGAGGTGTACATCGGGAAGCTGCCACAGGACTTGTACGAGGACGTCCTGATCCCGCTCTTCCAGAGCGTGGGGAAGCTCTACGAGTTCCGCCTCATGATGACCTTCAGCGGCCTCAACCGGGGCTTCGCCTACGCCAAGTACAGCAGCCCCCGCGGCGCCAGGGACGCCATCGCCGCCCTCAACCACTACCCGGTGCGCCAGGGCTGCACCATCGTGGTGTGCTGGAGCACGCAGAAGCGGGAGCTGAGTGTGGACGGCCTGGCCGCCTCGGTgagccagcaggagctggaggccACGCTGCAGAGGGCCACCCAGGGCATCCTCAGCGTCACCCTGCACGCCAGCCCCTGCCAGAGACAGGCCAAGCTCGCTGTGCTCAAGTACAGCTCGCACCAGGCTGCTGCCCTGGCCAAGAAAGCCCTGATGGAAG GGAACCTGAGGCTCAGGGGATCGGGGATGAGGGTGGAGTGGCTGCACCCTGACCTgaagcagaagctgcagctgtgggaagaGAGGGCACCAGCCAGCCAGGTGCAGGAGAACAAGAGCCTGGTAGCAGCCAAGCCACTGGCCCTGCCTCCAGCGGTGCAGAACATGTTGGACCACCTGAACACCCTGCGCAGGAGGCAATGCCTGGGGATGCCCCTGTTCCTCACTAAGTGCATCCGGGTGAACCCCAACGGGTGGCTGCAGTTCTGGTACCAGGTGCAGATCCCGGGGTACCCCATGCCCTTCAGTGGGTTCACGTGGGTCCGGCAGGATGGGCAGGGCCAGAGCAGGCACGAGGAGGCCAAGGCTGCAGTGGCGCTGCACATGCTCCGTGTCTTAGGTGAGCCTTTG cagaGTCCCAGCTGGCatagggagctgctctgccagagccACAACTGA
- the DND1 gene encoding dead end protein homolog 1 isoform X3 — translation MLPAGRLETFRSDNHLPPQKWTNSINQDRKTSLLAWKKETGIELVQINGQRRYGGPPPGWVGDPPPAGTEVYIGKLPQDLYEDVLIPLFQSVGKLYEFRLMMTFSGLNRGFAYAKYSSPRGARDAIAALNHYPVRQGCTIVVCWSTQKRELSVDGLAASVSQQELEATLQRATQGILSVTLHASPCQRQAKLAVLKYSSHQAAALAKKALMEGNLRLRGSGMRVEWLHPDLKQKLQLWEERAPASQVQENKSLVAAKPLALPPAVQNMLDHLNTLRRRQCLGMPLFLTKCIRVNPNGWLQFWYQVQIPGYPMPFSGFTWVRQDGQGQSRHEEAKAAVALHMLRVLESQLA, via the exons ATGCTCCCAGCTGGGAGGCTGGAAACATTTCGCTCTGACAATCATCTCCCTCCTCAGAAGTGGACCAACAGCATCAACCAGGACAGAAAGACGTCCCTGCTCGCCTGGAAGAAGGAGACCGGCATCGAGCTGGTGCAGATCAACGGGCAGCGGCGCTACGGAGGGCCACCCCCAG GCTGGGTGGGTGACCCGCCGCCCGCCGGCACCGAGGTGTACATCGGGAAGCTGCCACAGGACTTGTACGAGGACGTCCTGATCCCGCTCTTCCAGAGCGTGGGGAAGCTCTACGAGTTCCGCCTCATGATGACCTTCAGCGGCCTCAACCGGGGCTTCGCCTACGCCAAGTACAGCAGCCCCCGCGGCGCCAGGGACGCCATCGCCGCCCTCAACCACTACCCGGTGCGCCAGGGCTGCACCATCGTGGTGTGCTGGAGCACGCAGAAGCGGGAGCTGAGTGTGGACGGCCTGGCCGCCTCGGTgagccagcaggagctggaggccACGCTGCAGAGGGCCACCCAGGGCATCCTCAGCGTCACCCTGCACGCCAGCCCCTGCCAGAGACAGGCCAAGCTCGCTGTGCTCAAGTACAGCTCGCACCAGGCTGCTGCCCTGGCCAAGAAAGCCCTGATGGAAG GGAACCTGAGGCTCAGGGGATCGGGGATGAGGGTGGAGTGGCTGCACCCTGACCTgaagcagaagctgcagctgtgggaagaGAGGGCACCAGCCAGCCAGGTGCAGGAGAACAAGAGCCTGGTAGCAGCCAAGCCACTGGCCCTGCCTCCAGCGGTGCAGAACATGTTGGACCACCTGAACACCCTGCGCAGGAGGCAATGCCTGGGGATGCCCCTGTTCCTCACTAAGTGCATCCGGGTGAACCCCAACGGGTGGCTGCAGTTCTGGTACCAGGTGCAGATCCCGGGGTACCCCATGCCCTTCAGTGGGTTCACGTGGGTCCGGCAGGATGGGCAGGGCCAGAGCAGGCACGAGGAGGCCAAGGCTGCAGTGGCGCTGCACATGCTCCGTGTCTTAG aGTCCCAGCTGGCatag
- the DND1 gene encoding dead end protein homolog 1 isoform X2, which produces MLPAGRLETFRSDNHLPPQKWTNSINQDRKTSLLAWKKETGIELVQINGQRRYGGPPPGWVGDPPPAGTEVYIGKLPQDLYEDVLIPLFQSVGKLYEFRLMMTFSGLNRGFAYAKYSSPRGARDAIAALNHYPVRQGCTIVVCWSTQKRELSVDGLAASVSQQELEATLQRATQGILSVTLHASPCQRQAKLAVLKYSSHQAAALAKKALMEGNLRLRGSGMRVEWLHPDLKQKLQLWEERAPASQVQENKSLVAAKPLALPPAVQNMLDHLNTLRRRQCLGMPLFLTKCIRVNPNGWLQFWYQVQIPGYPMPFSGFTWVRQDGQGQSRHEEAKAAVALHMLRVLAESQLA; this is translated from the exons ATGCTCCCAGCTGGGAGGCTGGAAACATTTCGCTCTGACAATCATCTCCCTCCTCAGAAGTGGACCAACAGCATCAACCAGGACAGAAAGACGTCCCTGCTCGCCTGGAAGAAGGAGACCGGCATCGAGCTGGTGCAGATCAACGGGCAGCGGCGCTACGGAGGGCCACCCCCAG GCTGGGTGGGTGACCCGCCGCCCGCCGGCACCGAGGTGTACATCGGGAAGCTGCCACAGGACTTGTACGAGGACGTCCTGATCCCGCTCTTCCAGAGCGTGGGGAAGCTCTACGAGTTCCGCCTCATGATGACCTTCAGCGGCCTCAACCGGGGCTTCGCCTACGCCAAGTACAGCAGCCCCCGCGGCGCCAGGGACGCCATCGCCGCCCTCAACCACTACCCGGTGCGCCAGGGCTGCACCATCGTGGTGTGCTGGAGCACGCAGAAGCGGGAGCTGAGTGTGGACGGCCTGGCCGCCTCGGTgagccagcaggagctggaggccACGCTGCAGAGGGCCACCCAGGGCATCCTCAGCGTCACCCTGCACGCCAGCCCCTGCCAGAGACAGGCCAAGCTCGCTGTGCTCAAGTACAGCTCGCACCAGGCTGCTGCCCTGGCCAAGAAAGCCCTGATGGAAG GGAACCTGAGGCTCAGGGGATCGGGGATGAGGGTGGAGTGGCTGCACCCTGACCTgaagcagaagctgcagctgtgggaagaGAGGGCACCAGCCAGCCAGGTGCAGGAGAACAAGAGCCTGGTAGCAGCCAAGCCACTGGCCCTGCCTCCAGCGGTGCAGAACATGTTGGACCACCTGAACACCCTGCGCAGGAGGCAATGCCTGGGGATGCCCCTGTTCCTCACTAAGTGCATCCGGGTGAACCCCAACGGGTGGCTGCAGTTCTGGTACCAGGTGCAGATCCCGGGGTACCCCATGCCCTTCAGTGGGTTCACGTGGGTCCGGCAGGATGGGCAGGGCCAGAGCAGGCACGAGGAGGCCAAGGCTGCAGTGGCGCTGCACATGCTCCGTGTCTTAG cagaGTCCCAGCTGGCatag